The following coding sequences lie in one Chitinophagaceae bacterium genomic window:
- a CDS encoding DUF368 domain-containing protein, protein MILKNILQTNKLYFVLYLKGIAVGIATIIPGISGGTLAFITGVYEDMLYCIRSFDLQTIKLFTSFQIKKGWERINGTFLLLFLSGLLTSVIALADVAVFILTTYPIYTMSFFLGVVGLSSIIVFIDIHKWGVEIVLYFIVGIILAYITTILSPIQAPNDAWIVFIAGFLGIIAMMLPGISGGFVLVILNQYQYILQALSEWNFFILIVFVLGIISGLFLSSRLITWVLDKFHNKALSFLSGFTLGSLNEIWPWKVFHYGINDIGEKIIIAEDHIMPWHYMEETRKASQFLEASLFFVLGMGVVIILGKIVKQMKK, encoded by the coding sequence ATGATCTTAAAAAATATATTACAAACAAATAAACTATACTTCGTTCTGTATTTGAAAGGCATAGCAGTAGGAATAGCCACTATTATACCAGGAATATCTGGAGGGACACTTGCATTTATAACAGGGGTATATGAAGATATGCTTTATTGCATACGATCGTTTGATTTACAAACTATAAAATTATTTACATCCTTCCAAATAAAAAAAGGATGGGAACGAATAAATGGAACTTTTTTACTTCTCTTTCTCTCGGGCTTGCTTACCAGCGTAATAGCTTTGGCAGATGTAGCTGTGTTTATACTTACTACCTATCCTATTTATACGATGTCATTTTTTTTAGGAGTAGTAGGTCTTTCCTCCATTATTGTTTTCATAGATATACATAAATGGGGTGTGGAAATAGTATTGTACTTTATTGTGGGTATTATTTTAGCATACATTACCACCATCTTATCTCCTATACAAGCCCCCAACGATGCATGGATCGTATTTATTGCAGGTTTTTTAGGAATTATAGCAATGATGCTTCCAGGAATTTCAGGGGGATTTGTGTTAGTTATCCTTAATCAATACCAATACATTCTCCAAGCCCTATCAGAATGGAATTTTTTTATTCTGATAGTGTTTGTTCTCGGAATTATCTCAGGACTTTTCTTATCATCCCGATTAATTACTTGGGTACTAGATAAATTTCATAACAAAGCCCTTTCTTTTTTATCGGGATTTACATTAGGATCATTAAATGAAATATGGCCTTGGAAAGTTTTCCACTACGGAATAAATGACATCGGAGAAAAAATAATTATAGCAGAAGATCATATAATGCCATGGCACTATATGGAAGAAACAAGGAAAGCTTCTCAATTTTTAGAAGCATCTCTTTTTTTTGTTTTGGGAATGGGAGTTGT
- a CDS encoding phosphosulfolactate synthase, whose product MKIIYIVAYILFGNKQYVKHTHKNMVQNYHLDNLPLRTEKPRNVGYTMVMDKGLSIRDAEGLVETSGEYIDIIKLGWATSYLYPKLEEKIRVYTSAGIPVYFGGTLFEAFVVRNQYEYYKKVLDKYKLEYVEVSDGSLDMPHEEKCRYISDLAKNFRVFSEVGSKDALKIIPPYKWIIQMQNELDAGSSKVIGEAREAGNVGIFRDSGEVRQGLVEEILTKIDMEKIIWEAPQKMQQVWFIKLLGANVNLGNIAPSEVIPLETIRLGIRSDTFSFFLNT is encoded by the coding sequence ATGAAAATAATATATATTGTGGCTTATATATTATTTGGTAATAAACAATACGTTAAACATACACACAAAAATATGGTACAGAATTATCATTTAGACAATCTTCCACTGCGAACAGAGAAGCCAAGAAATGTTGGTTACACTATGGTGATGGATAAGGGGCTAAGTATAAGAGACGCAGAGGGATTAGTGGAGACAAGTGGAGAATATATAGATATAATTAAGTTAGGTTGGGCTACATCTTACCTATATCCAAAATTGGAGGAGAAAATACGAGTATATACATCGGCGGGAATCCCTGTATATTTTGGAGGTACACTCTTTGAAGCGTTTGTAGTAAGAAATCAATATGAATATTATAAAAAAGTATTGGATAAGTATAAATTAGAGTACGTGGAAGTGTCCGATGGCTCTTTAGATATGCCCCATGAAGAAAAATGTAGGTATATTTCAGACCTTGCTAAAAATTTTCGAGTGTTTTCTGAAGTCGGCTCCAAAGATGCATTAAAAATAATCCCCCCTTATAAGTGGATTATCCAAATGCAAAATGAATTAGATGCAGGTTCTTCAAAAGTAATAGGAGAAGCGAGAGAAGCAGGTAACGTCGGTATTTTCAGAGATTCGGGAGAGGTTCGTCAAGGTTTAGTAGAAGAGATATTAACAAAAATAGATATGGAAAAAATTATATGGGAAGCCCCTCAAAAGATGCAGCAGGTTTGGTTTATAAAGCTATTAGGTGCCAATGTCAACCTTGGTAATATTGCTCCGTCAGAAGTTATTCCCTTAGAAACAATCCGACTAGGTATAAGAAGCGATACCTTTTCTTTCTTTTTAAATACATAA